The following proteins are co-located in the Roseovarius arcticus genome:
- a CDS encoding SLC13 family permease, producing the protein MLTWIAEYDAAISLFLVLLLFCAFAAEWYPPEVTAATGAAVFIILGLAPTGDVMAVFSNSAPITIAAMFVLSGALVRTGVLDALADTVIARARTSPLVGIAGFFGVALLGSAFVNNTPLVLVLIPIVIRLAGAMDIAPTKMLIPLSYAAILGGACTLIGTSTNLLVDGVAREAGLKPFGIFEIAPVGLVAAAAGLGYLLLIGRHLLPSRSDAGAAKAPQPDFLTEVTLLEGAAFIGQRIIDVADLNRPHVRLTGLRRGGRILRSDLDEIELKKGDALILMTTMSEVLTLHGEIGLRVGAARELAVQSTAPKVLAEAIVAPSRGLTGVPVSQLGLGQRYGARVVAVNRHRHIAGADLPSTRLKPADRLLVEGTPEAIEALSRSGNLVSVAGPSGRPYRRRQAPIAILAVLAVVALAAFNVLPIGILALIAVAGILVMRCIDNDEAWSSIDPTILILIFSMLIIALGLQASGAIEAVVAVIAPYLDGLPPLLALAAVYALASVLTELVTNNAVAVILTPIAIALATSLGLDPRGFVVAVMMGASASFATPIGYQTNTLVYGAGAYRFSDFLKVGVPMNIIVGIASILAISVFFPLAG; encoded by the coding sequence ATGCTTACATGGATTGCTGAGTATGACGCGGCCATCTCACTTTTTCTAGTGCTTCTGTTGTTTTGCGCCTTTGCCGCAGAATGGTACCCGCCCGAAGTGACCGCGGCCACCGGGGCCGCTGTATTCATCATCCTCGGCCTGGCGCCGACGGGCGATGTGATGGCCGTGTTCTCCAACTCGGCGCCCATCACCATTGCGGCGATGTTCGTACTGTCGGGCGCGCTGGTCCGGACTGGCGTGCTGGATGCGCTTGCCGACACTGTCATCGCGCGGGCGCGCACGTCGCCGCTGGTTGGCATTGCCGGGTTCTTTGGTGTGGCGCTGCTGGGCTCGGCGTTTGTCAACAACACGCCCTTGGTGCTGGTGCTGATCCCCATCGTGATCCGGCTGGCCGGTGCGATGGATATCGCCCCGACCAAGATGCTGATCCCGCTGTCCTATGCCGCCATTCTGGGCGGTGCCTGTACGCTGATCGGAACATCGACGAACCTGCTGGTCGACGGTGTCGCGCGCGAGGCGGGGCTAAAGCCGTTCGGTATATTTGAGATTGCACCAGTGGGTCTGGTCGCGGCGGCGGCCGGCCTTGGTTATCTGTTGCTGATCGGGCGTCATCTGCTGCCGTCGCGCAGCGACGCAGGTGCGGCCAAGGCGCCGCAGCCCGATTTTCTGACCGAGGTGACCCTGCTGGAGGGCGCGGCCTTTATCGGCCAGCGGATCATCGACGTGGCCGACCTGAACCGGCCGCACGTACGCCTCACCGGTCTGCGCCGGGGCGGGCGCATCCTGCGCTCTGATTTGGACGAGATCGAGCTAAAGAAGGGCGACGCATTGATCCTGATGACGACTATGTCCGAGGTTCTAACCTTGCATGGCGAGATCGGTTTGCGTGTCGGCGCCGCGCGCGAGCTCGCAGTGCAAAGCACCGCGCCCAAGGTTCTGGCCGAGGCTATTGTCGCGCCCTCGCGCGGCCTGACCGGCGTGCCGGTGTCGCAGTTGGGACTTGGCCAGCGCTATGGCGCGCGCGTCGTCGCGGTCAATCGGCACCGCCATATCGCGGGCGCCGATCTGCCCAGCACGCGGCTGAAGCCCGCAGACCGCCTACTGGTTGAAGGTACGCCCGAGGCGATTGAGGCGCTGTCGCGGAGCGGCAATCTAGTGTCTGTCGCAGGCCCGTCGGGGCGGCCCTACAGACGCCGGCAGGCGCCCATTGCGATCCTTGCCGTGCTGGCAGTCGTGGCGCTGGCGGCATTCAATGTGCTACCCATCGGCATCCTTGCGTTGATCGCCGTCGCGGGCATCCTCGTGATGCGCTGTATCGACAATGACGAGGCGTGGTCGTCCATCGACCCGACGATCCTGATCCTCATTTTTTCCATGCTGATCATCGCGCTTGGCCTTCAGGCATCGGGCGCGATTGAGGCGGTTGTCGCTGTAATCGCGCCCTATCTGGATGGGCTACCACCGCTGCTGGCGCTGGCGGCGGTCTATGCGCTGGCGTCGGTCCTGACCGAGCTTGTCACGAACAATGCGGTCGCCGTGATCCTGACGCCCATCGCCATCGCGCTTGCTACATCGCTCGGTCTGGACCCGCGCGGCTTTGTCGTGGCGGTGATGATGGGTGCATCGGCCAGCTTTGCCACGCCCATCGGCTACCAGACCAATACGTTGGTTTACGGCGCGGGGGCGTACCGATTTTCCGACTTCCTGAAGGTCGGCGTGCCGATGAATATCATCGTCGGCATCGCGTCGATCCTTGCCATATCGGTCTTTTTCCCGCTGGCCGGTTAA